In the Marinobacter sp. Arc7-DN-1 genome, AGGTGGGAGAGGATTTCAAAATGCTCGATAGCACCCCCTCCATAAACGTATTCAGCCATCCTGAATTCGACAACCACGAACACCTGTCCTTTTTCTGCGACCCGGAAACCGGACTGAAAGCCATAGTGGCCATCCACAACACCTCCCGCGGCCCGGCCCTGGGCGGCTGCCGGATGTTCCCTTATGCTTCGGATGAAGCGGCCCTGCGCGACGTGCTGCGACTGTCACGAGGCATGACCTACAAGTCTGCCCTGGCGAACCTGGCTCTCGGAGGCGGCAAGTCCGTGATTATCGGTGACCCACGCAAACAGAAAACCGAAGCCCTGATGGAAGCCATGGGTCGCCACCTGGAAAGCCTCGGCGGCCAATACATCGCGGCGGAAGACTCCGGCACCAGCGTACCCGACCTCAAGGTGATGGGCCGGCACACCCGTCACGTCGCCGGAATCGCCTCGCGCACCGGGTTTGACGGCAACCCCAGCAACGGCGACCCGTCACCCGCGACAGCCTACGGCACCTTTATTGGCCTGAAAGCGGCGGTCAAACACAAACTGGGCCAGGATAGCCTGAACGGGCTGAAAGTGGCCATTCAGGGCATTGGCAATGTCGGTTTCCGGCTGGCGAAACACCTGAAGGAAGCCGGCGCCGAGCTGTGGGTGTATGACATCCACGAAGATAATATGCAGCGGGCCGTGGATCAGCTGGGCGCCAGGCCGGCAGCGGCCGAGGACATCCTGTTCCTGCCGGTGGACGTGATCGCCCCCTGCGCCATGGGCGCGGTACTGAACGATGGCAGCATTCCGCAGCTGCAGGCCAGCATCGTGGCCGGCGCCGCGAACAATCTGCTGGAACACCCGGAGCATGACACCATGCTGCGGGGCCGGGGCATTCTCTATGCACCGGACTTCGCCATCAACGCCGGTGGCATCATTGATGTGTTCTACGAGCGCACCGGTGCCACGCCGGAAACGGTTCGCGCCCATGTGGACACCATCGGCGACACCCTGGCCGAAATCTTTAACCGTTCTGACCGCTCGGGCCGCCCGACCGGTGAGATCGCCAACGAACTGGCGGAAGAACGGTTCAAAAAGCACACCGCCGGCGCCGGGCTGGCGCCTGAGCGGTTGGCCTGCACCGGGTAACCTGACGCCTGTGCATCCCCTGGAAGTTGCAGACCTCCGCAGCTTCCAGAGCTCCAATCCCTGACAAAAACAAGTACTCCAGGAGAAAGATATGTCTGCCAATTCATCAGGTTCCGCCACCTATTCGGGGACACTTGACGGTTCCAATGCGAAACGGGGCCTCTGGTCATCGCGCCTCGCCTTTATCCTCGCCGCCACCGGTTCCGCCGTTGGCCTCGGCAACATCTGGAAGTTCCCCTACATTACCGGAGAAAACGGCGGCGGCGCCTTTGTCCTGATATACCTGATCTGCATTGCCGTGGTCGGTATTCCGATCATGATGGCTGAGGTCATGATTGGCCGCCGGGGTGGCCACAGCCCCGTGAACAGCCTGCGCCTGATTGCCGAGCGCGACGGTCTGAAACCGGTCTGGCGGATGATCGGCGCCGTCGGCGTGCTGGCCGGCTTCCTGATTCTGTCGTTCTATTCGGTGATTGGCGGTTGGGCCGTATCCTACGTTGGAACCGCCGCCAGTGGCCAGCTTGCGGGCCAGTCCGCAGAGGCCATTGGCGCGATATTCTCCGGGCTGCTCAGCGATCCGGTAACCCTGCTGCTGTGGCACAGCGTGTTCCTGGCGCTGGTAATGGTGGTGGTCGCCCGCGGCGTCCGCTCCGGGCTTGAGCGAGCGGTAAGTATCCTGATGCCGGCGCTGTTTGTGCTGCTGCTGATCGT is a window encoding:
- a CDS encoding Glu/Leu/Phe/Val family dehydrogenase, which translates into the protein MLDSTPSINVFSHPEFDNHEHLSFFCDPETGLKAIVAIHNTSRGPALGGCRMFPYASDEAALRDVLRLSRGMTYKSALANLALGGGKSVIIGDPRKQKTEALMEAMGRHLESLGGQYIAAEDSGTSVPDLKVMGRHTRHVAGIASRTGFDGNPSNGDPSPATAYGTFIGLKAAVKHKLGQDSLNGLKVAIQGIGNVGFRLAKHLKEAGAELWVYDIHEDNMQRAVDQLGARPAAAEDILFLPVDVIAPCAMGAVLNDGSIPQLQASIVAGAANNLLEHPEHDTMLRGRGILYAPDFAINAGGIIDVFYERTGATPETVRAHVDTIGDTLAEIFNRSDRSGRPTGEIANELAEERFKKHTAGAGLAPERLACTG